One part of the Georgfuchsia toluolica genome encodes these proteins:
- a CDS encoding tyrosine-type recombinase/integrase, translating to MLFDEVITTYLDARRHEIRSHARSLYGYKRLYPHFAGRKITDIRRADVRDYIESRRVDGVKPATINRELDLLSAAINHARFEFELDIPNPVHKMSLKEPEGRVRWISRDESTRLIEASRLHARTPHLACFIQLALHTGCRKSELLTLEWKTVELNHGFFVLDPKNTKSAKRRTIPINDLAKHVLLEIREWNSENCPGTPWVFSTRQNRRITTFQNGFEAACKRAGIDDFRIHDLRHTCASWLVMQGVPLLAVKELLGHYSIEMTERYAHLAPDHVKNAVQLLLTFE from the coding sequence ATGCTGTTCGATGAGGTCATTACCACCTATCTCGATGCGCGTCGCCACGAAATACGAAGCCACGCGCGTAGTCTCTATGGCTACAAGCGTCTGTATCCGCACTTCGCCGGTCGCAAGATCACTGACATCCGCCGTGCCGATGTCCGCGACTACATCGAATCGCGGCGCGTCGATGGCGTCAAGCCAGCGACTATCAACCGCGAACTCGATTTGCTCTCGGCCGCGATCAACCATGCCCGGTTCGAATTTGAGCTCGACATTCCGAATCCAGTGCACAAGATGTCGCTCAAGGAACCCGAGGGCCGGGTGCGCTGGATCAGCCGCGATGAATCGACCAGGCTGATTGAAGCCTCGCGGCTTCATGCCAGAACGCCGCACTTGGCATGCTTCATCCAGTTGGCTTTGCACACTGGCTGCCGCAAGTCTGAACTGCTAACGCTGGAATGGAAAACCGTCGAACTCAATCACGGCTTTTTCGTCCTCGATCCTAAGAACACGAAGAGCGCCAAGCGCAGAACCATACCAATCAATGACTTAGCGAAGCATGTACTGCTTGAGATCCGGGAGTGGAATTCTGAGAACTGCCCCGGTACGCCTTGGGTGTTCTCGACCCGCCAGAACAGGCGGATCACGACGTTTCAGAATGGATTTGAAGCGGCTTGCAAACGGGCGGGAATTGATGACTTTCGCATACATGACTTGCGGCACACCTGCGCTTCATGGTTGGTCATGCAAGGTGTGCCGCTGTTGGCCGTCAAAGAACTGCTAGGTCATTACTCCATCGAAATGACAGAGCGGTACGCACATCTTGCGCCAGACCACGTAAAAAACGCCGTCCAGCTGCTATTGACCTTCGAATGA
- a CDS encoding zonular occludens toxin domain-containing protein, with amino-acid sequence MADHIVTGKKGAGKTLFCAGVIRDALVEGRRVATNVDIYMDEICYPTSRKTIIRLPDRPTVHDMLAIGYGSPQDEMDESKNGVIVLDEASHFLNARAWGDKERQPLIDWLTLSRKYNWNTYFLAQGLGQIDKQVRDALIEYHISVKRTDKWAIPFVTKFTKLFMKDGVRFPKLHLGIMKHGMDRDALKVDTIWYRAKDLYNVYNTKQKLVDREHPESVGLHTVLSAWHIKGRYMPPAPPTGMELVKALVKGENPLVVRPVVPLKPKHPIVEIIMRLPPDERVRHLQRIERLKLLDRPRLSLVQAANPSAIDYRSVSHPNLKLVVSA; translated from the coding sequence ATGGCTGATCACATAGTCACTGGTAAGAAGGGTGCCGGCAAAACTCTTTTTTGTGCCGGCGTTATTCGTGATGCTTTGGTGGAAGGCCGGCGAGTAGCCACAAACGTTGATATCTACATGGACGAGATATGCTATCCAACGTCCCGTAAAACCATCATCAGGCTTCCAGATCGGCCAACAGTCCATGACATGCTGGCCATCGGCTACGGTAGCCCACAGGACGAAATGGACGAAAGCAAGAATGGCGTTATCGTTCTTGATGAAGCCAGCCACTTCCTGAATGCGCGTGCGTGGGGCGACAAAGAACGCCAGCCTTTAATTGACTGGCTCACGCTCTCCAGAAAATACAATTGGAATACTTACTTTCTCGCTCAAGGCCTTGGCCAGATCGATAAGCAAGTTCGCGATGCCTTGATCGAATATCACATATCGGTAAAACGTACCGACAAGTGGGCAATACCCTTTGTCACCAAGTTCACTAAGCTCTTCATGAAGGATGGTGTTCGATTCCCGAAGCTCCATTTGGGCATTATGAAACATGGCATGGATCGCGATGCGCTCAAGGTCGATACGATCTGGTACCGAGCTAAAGACCTCTACAACGTCTATAACACTAAGCAAAAGCTTGTCGACAGAGAACATCCCGAGTCGGTTGGGCTCCATACGGTTCTCTCTGCATGGCACATAAAAGGCCGCTACATGCCGCCAGCGCCGCCGACCGGTATGGAACTCGTCAAGGCATTGGTCAAGGGCGAGAATCCGCTTGTGGTTCGTCCTGTGGTGCCTCTCAAGCCAAAGCATCCGATAGTCGAAATCATCATGCGTTTGCCACCAGATGAGCGCGTACGCCATTTGCAGCGCATCGAGAGGCTCAAGCTGCTGGATCGGCCTCGTTTGTCGCTTGTACAGGCTGCAAACCCGTCAGCAATCGATTACCGTTCGGTATCGCATCCGAATTTGAAACTTGTCGTGTCCGCTTGA
- a CDS encoding DUF5455 family protein, translating to MPALVWLGNLLLTVVTSAVSFFGLQLAKKTIYLATALAAFLAMTVTFVGVVHALLSAIVYAMPSSMAEGADLILPSNFSACIGSLIAAKIARWIYDYHVESLRIAASVT from the coding sequence ATGCCGGCATTAGTCTGGTTGGGTAATCTTTTATTGACTGTCGTTACTTCGGCAGTAAGTTTTTTTGGTCTACAGCTTGCCAAGAAAACAATCTATCTTGCTACTGCGCTGGCTGCTTTTCTGGCCATGACAGTGACGTTCGTGGGTGTTGTACATGCATTACTCTCGGCTATTGTTTATGCGATGCCATCTTCAATGGCAGAAGGCGCGGATTTAATACTCCCTTCCAATTTTTCTGCATGTATAGGTTCACTTATTGCTGCCAAGATTGCACGGTGGATATATGACTATCATGTCGAGAGTCTCAGAATTGCGGCATCGGTCACCTGA
- a CDS encoding major coat protein, with product MKLRQSVVAMAEAGYSRVKEAAGVCYEYVDGKLVQISGAVGGTMLTIQANATSTLPQAAQDFQTAFTAQATEVIAWMWTIGMICFGGIVLFKLFKKGTNKGT from the coding sequence ATGAAATTGCGTCAATCTGTTGTCGCGATGGCCGAAGCTGGCTATTCGCGTGTCAAGGAGGCTGCTGGTGTTTGCTATGAGTATGTCGACGGCAAGCTGGTACAGATCAGCGGTGCTGTTGGTGGCACGATGCTGACGATTCAGGCCAATGCCACCAGCACGCTTCCACAAGCTGCTCAGGACTTCCAAACTGCCTTCACTGCTCAAGCGACGGAAGTCATTGCTTGGATGTGGACCATCGGCATGATCTGCTTTGGCGGCATTGTGCTGTTCAAGCTGTTCAAGAAGGGCACCAACAAGGGTACCTGA
- a CDS encoding phage/plasmid replication domain-containing protein: MDSSIFVDWLSMYQVHSGEQLPRINKGCVWAVDEDGNVEWTTDRAIQIEGSYETKLRLRCDGTKVEVSGNIGRFRRPDNLFGFSYEQCVARWNDVLHDYGLPSFSKGECFYYAGDNHLQWSGAINTRIDLTRNYWLFGRDNLTAFMGWLSSQQHGRLKVGISPDGGTISWGEGSQYVYEKFYDKLREIESRKKTACHYDADVIQLCRDGGVGRHELSLKTRYLTQKGYRFMGEMNMGTLVQLYRERSELVLTDKLSFDDFNDLPRTYRATAKDWRDGVDLATSMPLRTYQRHRRELLKYGIDISTRCKVEHLRPKIKHIEIMPLVAPDWYRKRYG; this comes from the coding sequence GTGGATTCCTCCATCTTTGTCGATTGGCTCTCAATGTACCAAGTGCATTCAGGTGAGCAATTGCCTCGAATCAATAAAGGTTGTGTCTGGGCGGTTGATGAGGACGGCAATGTTGAGTGGACGACGGATCGGGCTATCCAGATCGAAGGCTCATACGAAACGAAGCTGCGCCTTAGATGTGATGGAACCAAAGTAGAGGTTTCTGGAAATATTGGCCGTTTCCGGCGTCCGGACAATCTTTTTGGTTTCTCTTACGAACAGTGTGTGGCACGTTGGAATGATGTGCTTCATGACTATGGCCTTCCATCATTCAGTAAAGGCGAGTGCTTTTACTACGCTGGTGATAACCACTTGCAGTGGTCGGGTGCCATCAATACACGCATTGACCTGACTCGTAACTATTGGTTGTTTGGCAGAGACAACCTGACCGCCTTCATGGGCTGGCTTTCTTCACAACAGCATGGACGTTTGAAGGTTGGTATCTCGCCTGATGGCGGCACGATTTCATGGGGCGAAGGTTCCCAATATGTCTATGAGAAGTTTTACGACAAATTGCGTGAGATAGAGTCGCGCAAGAAAACCGCTTGTCATTATGATGCTGATGTAATACAGCTTTGCCGTGATGGTGGAGTCGGACGTCACGAACTCAGTTTAAAGACTCGTTACCTGACGCAAAAAGGTTATCGCTTCATGGGAGAAATGAACATGGGCACATTGGTGCAGTTGTATCGCGAACGTTCTGAATTAGTGCTTACGGACAAATTGTCTTTTGATGATTTCAATGATTTGCCGCGTACATATCGGGCGACAGCAAAGGATTGGCGGGATGGTGTTGATTTGGCAACGTCGATGCCGTTGCGTACATACCAGCGCCACAGACGTGAGTTGCTCAAATACGGCATTGACATATCGACGCGTTGCAAGGTTGAACATCTGCGCCCGAAGATCAAGCACATCGAAATCATGCCGCTGGTCGCGCCGGACTGGTATCGCAAGCGCTACGGATAG
- a CDS encoding L,D-transpeptidase → MRILINIGAQSLQLLDDDRLLCEYPVSTGALGVGEQNGSFKTPRGRHLIRARIGDGMPENTVFVRRRPTGESWTPELHEQHPGRDWILTRILWLSGCEPGFNRLGEVDTMRRYIYIHGSPDITAMGYPGSHGCIRMRNADVIDLFDRVPIHTPVEIIESD, encoded by the coding sequence TTGCGCATTCTGATCAATATTGGCGCGCAGAGCTTGCAACTGCTGGATGACGACAGGCTGCTGTGCGAATATCCGGTTTCAACCGGTGCGCTTGGAGTGGGAGAACAAAACGGGAGCTTCAAGACGCCGCGCGGCCGGCACCTGATTCGCGCCCGCATCGGCGACGGCATGCCCGAAAACACAGTGTTTGTGCGGCGCCGCCCGACCGGCGAAAGCTGGACGCCGGAACTGCATGAACAGCACCCCGGCCGCGACTGGATACTGACGCGCATCCTTTGGCTTTCCGGCTGTGAACCGGGCTTCAACCGCCTGGGCGAAGTCGACACCATGCGGCGCTATATCTACATTCACGGCAGTCCGGACATTACCGCGATGGGATATCCCGGTTCGCATGGCTGCATTCGCATGCGCAACGCCGATGTGATTGATCTCTTCGACCGGGTTCCCATTCATACCCCGGTCGAAATAATCGAGTCGGATTGA
- the tadA gene encoding tRNA adenosine(34) deaminase TadA, giving the protein MDEQFMREALGLARQAEACGEVPVGAVVVQDGCIVGAGFNQPIGKQDPTAHAEIAALRDAASRLGNYRLPGCELFVTLEPCAMCAGAIMQARIVRVVFGAHDPKTGAAGSVIDLFSEARLNHHAKIISGVLAEECGAMLSDFFAKRRTPVATS; this is encoded by the coding sequence ATGGACGAGCAATTCATGCGCGAGGCGTTGGGGCTGGCGCGGCAGGCAGAGGCGTGCGGCGAAGTGCCGGTGGGGGCGGTGGTGGTCCAGGACGGTTGCATCGTCGGCGCCGGCTTCAACCAGCCGATTGGCAAGCAGGATCCGACGGCCCACGCCGAAATTGCGGCATTGCGCGATGCCGCTTCACGGCTCGGCAATTACCGGCTGCCCGGTTGCGAGCTATTCGTCACGCTTGAACCTTGTGCCATGTGCGCCGGCGCGATCATGCAGGCGCGCATTGTCCGTGTGGTATTTGGAGCGCACGACCCCAAGACCGGCGCGGCAGGCAGCGTGATCGACCTTTTCTCCGAAGCGCGCCTCAATCACCATGCCAAAATCATCAGCGGCGTTCTGGCGGAAGAGTGCGGCGCTATGCTGTCAGACTTCTTTGCCAAGCGGCGTACCCCAGTAGCGACATCATGA
- a CDS encoding DUF1178 family protein, translated as MIILNLQCTKAHPFEGWFDSVEDFDRQANAAMVACPLCGDTQVSRLPSGPRVKSATNVVAEPGRQAMTHMMKALSEMAKNSEDVAERFPEEARRMHYGEAESRNIRGRATLKETRELLEEGIAVLPLPFPAKEEIH; from the coding sequence ATGATCATCCTGAATCTGCAATGCACCAAAGCCCATCCTTTCGAGGGCTGGTTCGACTCGGTCGAGGACTTCGATCGTCAGGCAAACGCGGCAATGGTGGCTTGCCCTCTGTGCGGTGATACGCAGGTGTCGCGCTTGCCCTCCGGCCCGCGCGTAAAGAGCGCCACCAATGTAGTTGCCGAGCCGGGCCGGCAGGCCATGACCCATATGATGAAGGCGTTGTCCGAGATGGCGAAAAACAGTGAAGATGTCGCCGAAAGATTCCCGGAAGAAGCACGGCGCATGCATTACGGCGAAGCAGAGTCACGCAATATCCGCGGCCGGGCGACCTTGAAGGAAACGCGCGAACTGCTGGAAGAGGGTATCGCCGTACTGCCGCTGCCTTTTCCCGCCAAGGAAGAGATTCATTGA
- a CDS encoding MBL fold metallo-hydrolase, whose product MIRFAALGSGSRGNAMVVQTARTTVLIDCGFGQRELARRLGRLDLATDVVDAILVTHEHSDHIGGAAACARRHDIPLYMTHGTCSAGLRQGDSADNLDIRLIDGHAPFEIGDFEVRPFPVPHDAREPVQFTLSDGCRRFGMLTDIGVATPHVIDMLSVCDALVLECNHDAQMLASGNYPFALKQRIAGRLGHLENSAAAEILARLDRKRLQHVLAAHLSEHNNTPALAGAALAAILDCDPAWIGIASQDQGSEWRTIS is encoded by the coding sequence GTGATTCGTTTTGCAGCCCTGGGCAGCGGCAGTCGCGGTAATGCGATGGTTGTCCAGACGGCGCGGACGACCGTGCTGATCGATTGCGGCTTTGGTCAGCGTGAACTGGCACGGCGCCTTGGCCGCCTTGACCTTGCAACCGACGTTGTTGACGCGATTCTGGTTACGCACGAACATAGCGACCATATTGGCGGCGCTGCCGCCTGCGCGCGACGCCACGACATTCCACTCTATATGACGCACGGTACCTGCAGCGCGGGGCTGCGCCAGGGGGATTCCGCAGACAATCTCGATATTCGTCTTATCGACGGCCATGCGCCGTTCGAAATCGGCGACTTTGAAGTACGGCCGTTTCCGGTGCCGCACGATGCGCGCGAGCCGGTCCAATTTACGCTCAGTGATGGTTGCCGGCGCTTTGGCATGCTGACCGATATCGGCGTGGCAACTCCGCATGTGATCGACATGCTTTCCGTCTGTGATGCACTGGTACTCGAATGCAATCATGATGCGCAAATGTTGGCCAGTGGTAATTACCCGTTTGCGCTCAAACAGCGTATCGCTGGACGGCTTGGTCACCTTGAGAATAGTGCGGCGGCGGAAATACTGGCGCGGCTGGATCGAAAGCGTCTCCAGCATGTGCTTGCCGCCCACCTCAGCGAGCACAACAATACGCCGGCTTTGGCGGGGGCGGCGCTGGCCGCGATCCTCGACTGCGATCCGGCATGGATTGGCATCGCCTCACAGGATCAGGGCAGCGAGTGGCGAACGATTTCATGA
- the modA gene encoding molybdate ABC transporter substrate-binding protein: protein MLASFAALADEISVAVAANFTEPMKKIAAGFEKTSGNKVLLSFGATGKFCAQIKAGAPFEVLLAADDETPSKLEREGAAVKSSRFTYAIGKLVLWSAKEAIVDGNGDVLKRGGFDHLAIANPKLAPYGAAAVETMKALGSYDTLAPKFVQGESIAQTYQFVATGNALLGFVALSQVIGGDGKLKSGSMWLVPEKYYAPIRQDAVLLDKGKDSASAQALLAYLRSPEARRIIQAYGYALDK, encoded by the coding sequence ATGCTGGCGTCCTTTGCAGCCCTGGCTGACGAGATCTCCGTCGCCGTCGCCGCCAACTTCACCGAACCGATGAAGAAAATCGCCGCCGGATTCGAAAAGACCAGCGGCAACAAGGTATTGCTCAGTTTCGGCGCCACCGGCAAGTTCTGCGCCCAGATCAAGGCCGGCGCGCCCTTTGAGGTGCTGCTCGCCGCTGACGACGAAACCCCCAGCAAGCTGGAGCGGGAAGGGGCGGCAGTGAAGAGCAGCCGCTTTACCTATGCCATTGGCAAACTCGTGCTGTGGTCGGCCAAGGAGGCGATTGTTGATGGCAATGGCGATGTATTGAAGCGCGGCGGGTTCGATCACTTGGCTATCGCCAACCCCAAGCTCGCCCCCTATGGTGCCGCCGCGGTGGAAACGATGAAGGCACTCGGCAGTTACGATACGCTGGCACCGAAGTTCGTGCAGGGCGAGAGCATCGCGCAGACCTATCAGTTCGTCGCCACCGGCAATGCCCTGCTCGGCTTCGTTGCCCTGTCGCAAGTCATCGGCGGAGATGGCAAGCTCAAGTCGGGATCGATGTGGCTCGTGCCGGAAAAATATTACGCGCCGATCCGCCAGGATGCGGTGCTGCTCGACAAGGGCAAGGACAGCGCGTCGGCGCAGGCGTTGTTGGCCTATCTCAGGAGTCCCGAGGCACGGCGCATAATCCAGGCTTACGGCTATGCACTCGACAAATAA
- the modB gene encoding molybdate ABC transporter permease subunit, whose product MTPDDCSAIWLTLKLASVVTLLLLLLGTPCAWWLARTHSAWKRPIAAIVTLPLVLPPTVLGFYLLVALGPDGPLGRLTQSLGLGLLPFTFAGLVIASIIYSLPFAVQPIQQAFEAIGKQPLEAAATLRASPLDTFFSVALPLARSGLITAAVMSFAHTIGEFGVVLMIGGNIPGATRVLSVQIYDHVEALEYTQSHWLAGGLLLFSFAALLALTLLKREQRA is encoded by the coding sequence ATGACGCCTGACGACTGTTCCGCCATCTGGTTGACGCTCAAGCTGGCCTCGGTGGTCACCTTGCTGCTGTTGCTGCTCGGTACCCCCTGCGCATGGTGGCTGGCGCGCACGCATTCGGCATGGAAACGCCCCATCGCGGCCATCGTCACCCTGCCCCTGGTGCTGCCGCCCACTGTGCTCGGCTTCTACCTGCTTGTCGCGCTCGGCCCTGACGGCCCCTTGGGCAGGCTGACGCAATCGCTCGGCCTCGGCCTGTTGCCCTTTACCTTCGCCGGACTCGTCATCGCCTCGATCATTTACTCGCTGCCCTTTGCCGTACAGCCAATCCAGCAGGCCTTCGAAGCCATTGGCAAACAGCCGCTGGAAGCGGCCGCCACCTTGCGCGCCTCTCCGCTCGATACCTTTTTCTCCGTCGCTCTGCCACTGGCGCGGTCGGGGCTGATCACCGCCGCTGTGATGAGCTTCGCGCATACTATTGGCGAATTCGGCGTGGTGCTGATGATCGGCGGCAACATTCCCGGCGCAACGCGCGTGCTTTCGGTGCAGATCTACGACCATGTAGAAGCGCTCGAATACACACAGAGCCACTGGCTCGCCGGTGGCCTGTTGCTGTTCAGCTTCGCCGCGCTGCTGGCGCTCACCCTGCTGAAGCGCGAGCAACGTGCATGA
- the modC gene encoding molybdenum ABC transporter ATP-binding protein, translating to MNATLSIDARFRMAYPGFLLDIDLQLPARGVTAFFGPSGSGKTTLLRCIAGLERPPQGCLRVKGETWQDGKTFLPPHRRPIGYVFQEANLFPHLDVAGNLDFGARRTREDARDRSTIIELLGIGHLLDRDVQGLSGGERQRVAIARALLAAPQLLLMDEPLAALERERKREIMPYLERLHDELDIPILYVSHAIDEVSRLADHLVLLEQGRAIASGPMGEIAARLDLPLAQDDDASVMIEATVGAHDHDYHLTRFDFPGGCVHAGLRELPLAHPARISIQARDVSIALTPVEDSSILNRLPAVIEAFADARHPAHLLVRLDVGGTPLLARITHRSRDQLGLNAGQRVWAQIKTVALVE from the coding sequence ATGAACGCAACCCTGTCCATCGACGCGCGTTTCCGCATGGCCTATCCGGGTTTCCTTCTGGACATCGACCTGCAACTGCCGGCGCGCGGCGTGACGGCCTTCTTCGGCCCCTCCGGTTCGGGCAAGACCACACTGCTGCGCTGTATCGCCGGCCTGGAACGTCCGCCCCAAGGCTGCCTGCGCGTGAAGGGCGAGACCTGGCAGGATGGAAAAACCTTTCTCCCGCCCCACCGCCGGCCGATCGGCTATGTATTTCAGGAAGCCAACCTGTTCCCCCATCTCGACGTAGCGGGCAATCTCGATTTCGGCGCCCGACGCACCAGGGAAGACGCGCGCGACAGAAGCACCATCATCGAATTGCTGGGCATCGGCCATCTGCTTGACCGCGATGTGCAAGGGCTCTCCGGCGGCGAACGCCAGCGTGTCGCAATCGCCCGCGCGCTGCTGGCAGCGCCGCAACTGCTGCTGATGGACGAGCCTCTCGCCGCGCTTGAACGCGAGCGCAAGCGCGAGATCATGCCCTACCTCGAACGCCTGCATGACGAACTCGATATCCCGATTCTTTACGTCAGCCACGCGATCGACGAAGTATCGCGGCTGGCCGATCATCTGGTGCTGCTGGAACAGGGCCGTGCCATCGCCAGCGGACCGATGGGAGAAATTGCCGCGCGGCTGGACCTGCCGCTGGCGCAGGACGATGACGCCAGCGTCATGATCGAGGCCACGGTCGGCGCGCATGATCACGACTATCATCTGACGCGGTTCGACTTCCCGGGCGGCTGCGTACATGCCGGCCTGCGCGAGCTGCCGCTCGCTCACCCGGCGCGCATCTCGATCCAGGCCCGCGACGTGAGCATTGCGCTCACGCCGGTTGAAGACAGCAGCATCCTCAATCGCCTGCCCGCCGTGATCGAAGCCTTTGCCGACGCGCGTCATCCCGCGCATCTGCTGGTGCGGCTCGATGTGGGCGGAACGCCGCTGCTGGCCCGCATCACGCACCGCTCACGCGACCAACTCGGACTGAATGCAGGACAGCGCGTCTGGGCCCAGATCAAGACCGTGGCCCTGGTGGAATAA
- a CDS encoding hemerythrin domain-containing protein codes for MPEQHDEAGRQAPLTAEEAYARFVPREFLQLLGRPSILDVALGDHVEQQMTLLFSDIRDFTTLSESILPAENFRFINSYLSTMEPVVSCHQGFVDKYIGDAIMALFPSDADDAVRCGIDMLRQLVKYNEGRSNAGYAPIRIGIGINTGLVMMGTVGGHNRMDSTVIGDTVNKAARLEGLTKSYNAPLLISEHTLHALHNPDDYCIRLIDRLSLKGRYPAQSIYEVFDADPEPLWLAKQQTLDMFEEALAFHHLGNSAAALPLLEKCLEVAPDDLIAERYFERCRETIRTGSNNNQAPRIEAGWRNEYSIGIDSLDRQHARLLDLIDVLARAICAADADSGAKPETIAAEFAEHLTAHFNAEENLMRRYNYPFLAEHQQQHQVFFNAFEGLWAEIEVPSISTIRLLFRIQLQLVDWYINHITKSDVHLGNFLLRAGLR; via the coding sequence ATGCCAGAACAACATGACGAAGCAGGGCGACAGGCGCCGCTGACCGCTGAAGAAGCCTACGCCCGTTTCGTGCCGCGCGAATTCCTCCAGTTGCTGGGGCGACCCAGTATTCTCGATGTGGCGCTGGGAGATCACGTCGAGCAACAGATGACGTTGTTGTTTTCCGATATCCGCGATTTTACCACCCTGTCGGAATCGATTCTTCCCGCCGAAAACTTCCGCTTCATCAACTCCTATCTGAGCACAATGGAACCCGTGGTCAGCTGCCATCAGGGTTTTGTCGACAAATACATCGGCGACGCCATCATGGCATTGTTTCCCAGCGATGCGGACGATGCCGTGCGGTGCGGCATCGACATGCTGCGCCAGCTCGTGAAATACAACGAAGGTCGCTCCAACGCCGGCTATGCGCCGATCCGCATCGGCATTGGCATCAACACCGGGTTGGTCATGATGGGCACGGTGGGCGGCCATAACCGCATGGATAGCACCGTCATTGGCGACACGGTGAACAAGGCGGCACGCCTGGAGGGACTTACCAAAAGTTACAACGCGCCCTTATTGATCAGCGAACACACCCTGCATGCATTGCACAATCCTGATGATTATTGCATTCGTCTTATCGATCGCCTGAGTCTCAAGGGACGTTATCCGGCGCAATCCATTTATGAGGTGTTCGATGCCGACCCCGAGCCTCTCTGGCTGGCCAAGCAGCAGACGCTCGACATGTTCGAGGAAGCGCTGGCCTTCCATCACCTGGGCAATTCCGCGGCTGCACTGCCGCTGCTTGAAAAATGTCTGGAAGTCGCGCCCGACGACCTCATTGCCGAGAGATATTTTGAGCGCTGCCGCGAGACTATCCGCACCGGATCGAACAACAATCAGGCACCCAGAATCGAGGCAGGGTGGCGTAACGAATATTCAATCGGCATCGATAGCCTGGATCGCCAGCATGCGCGCCTGCTTGATCTGATCGACGTACTGGCGCGAGCAATATGTGCTGCCGATGCCGACAGCGGCGCCAAGCCGGAAACGATTGCCGCCGAGTTCGCAGAGCATCTGACGGCGCATTTCAACGCCGAGGAAAATCTAATGCGCCGTTATAACTATCCATTTTTGGCCGAGCATCAGCAACAGCACCAGGTCTTTTTCAATGCCTTCGAAGGGCTGTGGGCAGAGATCGAGGTTCCCAGCATCAGCACGATCCGCTTGCTGTTTCGCATCCAGCTACAGTTGGTCGACTGGTATATCAATCACATCACCAAGAGCGATGTGCATCTCGGCAATTTCCTGCTGCGCGCGGGACTGCGCTAG